In Anopheles arabiensis isolate DONGOLA chromosome 2, AaraD3, whole genome shotgun sequence, the genomic window AGTCAAAAAGTGTAATATTTTTCGATTGCAAACTATCGCTATTTTTGCAACGTTTTTAGTTCCATCtaaataaatcataataaaaaaggtaattgatttttttttaatcttcaCCGTTTGTGTTTCTTTACATTTTACGAGGTCAAATGCCCTCTTCGAAATTGATGAGCTAGCGCATAATTTTGTCATtcactgtttgtttttctctttccttccctATCGCTGTCGCGCTGCTCTGTCATCTGTCAAAAGCCCTTTTCGTTCCGAAACCGCGTGTTGCTGTCGGTGTTCGGATAGTGCTGTGGTTGAATTTTTCCttattttgtgaaaaattACAGCCCAAAACTCATCAAAATGAGTCTGTACAACTTCAAAAAGATCATGGTGGTGCCGCCCGCCAAGGTAAGTGCAGGGGCATGGGAGTGTTTTTTCTGCCCgaaacgtttgtttgtttacgtggTCGCGGGCCTCGTGATAATGATGTTTACGGTTTCTGTACCTGGACTAATTTGGCTTCTGTTTGCGCTTTTCCCCCGCTATTGCTTGTTATGTAGGCCTTCATCGATATTATGCTATCGAAGACCCAGCGGAAGACGCCCACCGTTGTACACAAGCACTACAAAATCAGCCGCATCCGTGCGTTCTACATGCGCAAGGTGAAGTACACGCAGCAGAACTTCCACGACCGGCTGACGCAGATCATCCAGGACTTCCCGAAGCTGGACGATGTGCATCCGTTCTATGCGGATTTGATGAACGTGCTGTACGACAAGGACCATTACAAGCTTGCCCTCGGACAGCTCAACACCGCCCGGCATCTGATCGATACGTGAGTGGAGATGAGTTTGTGGGAGTTTGCCTTTGTTGCAACGTGAtgaaattgtttcaataatgcttCGTTTTAGTGTGGCGAAGGATTACGTCCGTTTGCTGAAGTTTGGTGACTCACTGTACCGATGCAAGCAGCTGAAGAAGGCGGCCCTCGGTCGTATGGCCACGATCATGAAGCGTCAGGCCTCGAACCTGACCTACCTGGAGGAGGTCCGGCAGCATCTGTCCCGTCTGCCGTCGATCGATCCGTACACGCGCACAGTGATCGTGTGCGGATTCCCGAACGTGGGCAAGTCCAGCTTCCTGAACAAGGTGACCCGGGCTGATGTGGATGTGCAGCCGTACGCGTTCACCACGAAGAGTTTGTATGTCGGTCACATGGACTACAAGTACCTGCGCTGGCAGGTGATCGATACGCCCGGCATCCTGGACCATCCGCTTGAGGAGCGCAACGTGATTGAAATGCAGGCCATCACGGCGATGGCCCATCTTCGCGCCTGCATCATGTACGTGATGGACGTGTCGGAGCAGTGCGGCCACTCGATCGAGGAGCAGGCGAAGCTGTTCGACAGCATCAAGCCACTGTTCGCGAACAAACCGCTCGTGCTGGTGCTGAACAAGACGGACGTGCTGAAGTTCGACGAGCTGCCGGCAGACAAGCAGCAAATCATCGAGGCACTGTCCGAGGACCGGGAGGTGATTCCAATCCTCGAGATGTCCACCGCCACCGAGGAGGGCGTGATGGAGGTGAAGGTGGAGGCGTGCGAGCGCCTGCTCGGCTACCGGGTCGACCAGAAGCTGAAGACGAAGAAGCTGGACGGCGTGCTGAACCGTCTGCACGTTGCGATGCCGGAAAAGCGCGACGGCGTGGAACGCCCGGCGTGCATTCCCGAGACGGTGCTGGCCGCCCGTGCCGCCAACGCGGAAAAGCTGGCCAAGCGGCAGCGCAAGCTGGAGAAGGAGATCGAGCAGGAGATGGGCGACGAGTATACGCTGGATCTGAAGAAGAACTACACCACCATCCCGGAGGAGGAGCGGTACGACGTGATACCCGAGTTCCTGAACGGCGTCAACATTGCCGACTACATCGATGCCGACATCTTCGAGAAGCTGGAGGAGCTCGAGCGGGAGGAGGGCCTGCGCATGGACTCCGGGTTCTACGAGCCGCCGCCGCTCAACATGGACGAAACGCTGCAGGAAATTCGCGAGATGGCGAAACAGATCCGCCTGCGCCGGTTCCAGCTCAAGGACGCGCGCAAGCTGGCCCAGAAGAGCGGCCGGCCGATCATGCCCCGCCACAAGCAGGCGATGGTGCGCGTCCGCAAGGCGGACGATCTGCGCAAAACGATGGAGAACCTCGGCCTGGACATGTCCGGCACGGAGGATACGAACTTTGCCAAGAACCAGGTCAGCGTCAAGCGCAGCGTGGTGCCGGCGGTCGGCGGCCCAAAGACGCCCAAGAAAGATCGCGAATCGAGCGCGGTGTGGAAGGCGACCGGGCTGCCGCTCAAGCGGAAAACGCCACGCAACGAGCTCGGCATCAAAGATGTTATGGTAAGTGGGGGCCCGCGCACCGGAGGGTTCGTTTCCTTGTTGGAAAGTAAAAGGtaacagttttatttttctttttcccttcgTAACAGCTTAAAGCGAAGGCCAAGGTCATGGCGAAACACGACATTGCGAAGCGTGTTACGAAGATGTCGCGCAAGGGTGAGGCCGATCGGCACATACCGGACCTTAAGCCGAAGCATCTGTTCGCCGGCAAGCGCGGCACGGGCAAAACCGACCGCCGCTAGTGTTGTATCCGTTGGTAAGGAAGCTTTGGCAGTTTTCAGCCTGTTCAGTTTTAGTGTTTCGCTCGCGGGAACGTTTGTGTTTTCAAAGCATCTTCAAAATATATACACGATTAATTTACTTTCTACAATGCAACTGTAGCTCATTTACGAAAAAGgaattgaaaattgaagaaaGAAACTAGTAAAAGGATTGTGGAGTGGAGCTTAACGATTGCCTGTTGGGGAGGCGCACAACGTTTTGACGGCATTGAGGAGTACTGAAGATGCTAACAACGGCTTTTCTGCAGTAAATAAGGCTCAATAAGGTGATTTTAGATCGATCTGGATGTTGGTAAAGGCTGTAAAACCGATTGGATGGCGAAAAGGCAATCTACTTGACAGGAGTTCCTAATAAGCCTGCTGAAGACCAAGGTCGTTAAGCAGTTACAGCAATGAACAATATTGAGAATTAGACGTTCTTAGCGGGTAAATGTAGTCAAAGTTCTCGCTATATTGGAGCGGAACTGTAATTCATGCTGAAAACAAGTCCATAATGGTCTAGCTGAGTGTTCACTGGACAAGATTAATCATGGAAAGGTTCGATGTATACTGTTCCTTATGCCAGATGAAGCAAAACAGAAGGTTCAGAAGTTATCTTAGTACTGCTTATAATTCAATAGTAGTTTACATTCCAGTCCAAAAAGACCATTATACACTCACTGGGAATTTTGAATCTAATAATTGAATATGTAACAGGCACCCTTGTCCCATCCCGAACGACACCGTAAAGAGCACTTCATTCATGAAGCCCCTGTCACAGTCGCTCAAACGTGAAATTCCCCCGAAACATGCCAGCAAGTGAACGGATTAGTCAGCCTCACTGTATCCCGTACCGGATAATGTTTGCAATTAAAATCACTCCCAAGCGAAACGTACGGTGGCAAACCGAACCAGCCTTGTCCACTCTAGCTGCATACGCACTCATGCGAGCGCGAAGAACCCGTACACAATCCCGGGCCACGCATTGGCGGACAAACACACTTTCGCCATATTTGCCATCCGAAGAGGACGGTTGAACGGTTCCCCATTTCCGAATCGCTCATTCGCTCGTCGGAAAAGCCCGGCGACTGTGGTCAGCTTTTAATTGCACGCATCGGTCCATCCATCTGTTCCACTGTCCGACCCTCCGCTGGCTGGCTTCTTCGCTGCCGATACACCGATAAATTATTGACGATTTT contains:
- the LOC120895309 gene encoding nucleolar GTP-binding protein 1, whose product is MSLYNFKKIMVVPPAKAFIDIMLSKTQRKTPTVVHKHYKISRIRAFYMRKVKYTQQNFHDRLTQIIQDFPKLDDVHPFYADLMNVLYDKDHYKLALGQLNTARHLIDTVAKDYVRLLKFGDSLYRCKQLKKAALGRMATIMKRQASNLTYLEEVRQHLSRLPSIDPYTRTVIVCGFPNVGKSSFLNKVTRADVDVQPYAFTTKSLYVGHMDYKYLRWQVIDTPGILDHPLEERNVIEMQAITAMAHLRACIMYVMDVSEQCGHSIEEQAKLFDSIKPLFANKPLVLVLNKTDVLKFDELPADKQQIIEALSEDREVIPILEMSTATEEGVMEVKVEACERLLGYRVDQKLKTKKLDGVLNRLHVAMPEKRDGVERPACIPETVLAARAANAEKLAKRQRKLEKEIEQEMGDEYTLDLKKNYTTIPEEERYDVIPEFLNGVNIADYIDADIFEKLEELEREEGLRMDSGFYEPPPLNMDETLQEIREMAKQIRLRRFQLKDARKLAQKSGRPIMPRHKQAMVRVRKADDLRKTMENLGLDMSGTEDTNFAKNQVSVKRSVVPAVGGPKTPKKDRESSAVWKATGLPLKRKTPRNELGIKDVMLKAKAKVMAKHDIAKRVTKMSRKGEADRHIPDLKPKHLFAGKRGTGKTDRR